Below is a genomic region from Thermochromatium tepidum ATCC 43061.
ATAACCCGATACCGCACTCGGTTGGGATGTCTCGCGAGGATGTCTTGGGAGTTGGGCAATGCGTGCGCCGTAAAGCGCGTGGGATTCTGGTATTGACAGCTATCGGGCGTCAATCAAACAAAGATTTAATCCTTCAATTTTATCTATGTGATTGGGCCTTACAGACAGACCGCAGCCGCTGTTTGCCCGGACAATGCCTTTGGGTTGACAATGGCAAATCGTTCAATAGCCCAATGCTCGCGGAGACCGCATCCCATGTCCGATAAAGCCCCCTGGATCACCTTCCGCCCCGAACTCAAGGTGCTTGACTGCACCGTGCGCGACGGGGGACTGGTGAATGCCCACAGGTTCAGCGATGAGTTCGTGCGGGCCGTCTACCAGGCCTGTGTCGAGGCGGGTATCGACTACATGGAGATCGGCTACAAGAACTCGCCCAAGATCTTTCCCAAGGAGAAGTTCGGTCCCTGGCGTCACTGCGATGAGGCCGACCTCAGGCGCGTGGTCGGCGATCATGATCCGGAGAAGACCGGACTCAAACTCGCGGCCATGGCCGACGCCGGCAAGAGCGATTGGGAGACCCAGATCGTGCCGGCGGCCGAGAGCCCGCTGTCGATGATCCGCGTGGCCTTCTACGCCCATCAGGTCTCGGAGGCGATCGACATGATCCACCATGCCCATGCGCTCGGCTACGAGACCACGGCCAATCTGATGGCCGTCTCCAACATCACCGAGGAAGAGATCGACACCGTGCTGGAGTCGATCGCACCGACCCCGGCGACGACCATGGTCATCGTCGACAGCTTCGGCCACCTCTACCGCGAACAGATCGACCGGCTCTACAAAAAGTACGCCCTGGCGCTCGAAGGCACCGGCAAGGAGATCGGCATCCACGCCCACAACAACCTACAGCTGGCCTTCGCCAACACCATCGAGGCCATCATTCTCGGCTGCAACCGGGTCGATGCCACCCTGTATGGTTTTGGGCGCGGTGCCGGCAACTGTCACACCGAGCTGCTGCTCGGCTTCCTGCGCAACCCCAAGTTCGAGCTGCGCCCGGTGATCGAGGTGATCCAGAATCATCTCCTCCCCTTGCGTCAGGAGCTCGACTGGGGGCCCTCCATCCCCTACAACCTCACGGGCCAGCTCAATCAGCACCCGCGCAGTGCCATCGAGTGGCGTGAGGGACCGACCCCGGACGACTTTTTGGGGTTCTATGACAAGTTGGTGGCGGAGATCTGAGTCATGGCCGGTGAGGCGATCTTGATCCTGGACGGCCAGGAGTACAGCTTCCCCATCCGCGCGGGCGCTGAGGGCGAACGCGCGATCGACATTCGGGATCTACGGGCGCGGACCGGTTATATCACGCTCGATCCAGGCTATGCCAACACCGGCAGCTGCGAGAGCGCCATCACCTTCATCGACGGCGAGCGCGGCATCCTGCGCTATCGTGGGATCCCCATCGAACAGTTCGAGCAGGCGCCAAACTTCGTCGAGGTGGCTTGGCTCCTGATCTTCGGCCACCTGCCGAGTGACGAGGAGTATCGCGTCTTCTCCGAAATGCTCACCAACTGCGCCAATCTCGACGAGAGCATGAAGCACCACTTCGAGGGCTTCCCGCGCTCGGCACCGCCCATGGCCATCCTCTCGGCCATGATCAACGCGCTCTCCTGCTTCCATCCCGACTATTTTGAGCTGGAGGATAAGGATCACTTCCAGAGTGCCGCTGCCGGACTCATCAGTAAGATTCGCACCATCGCTGCCTATGCCTACCGGCACTCGGTCGGCCAGCCCTATATCTATCCACACCCAGGTCTGCGCTATGTACCGAACTTCCTGCACATGATGTTCTCGCAGCCCTATGCTGAGTATGTATGCGACCCGATCGTCAAGGACGCCCTCAATCTCATCCTGATCCTGCACGCCGATCATGAGCAGAACTGCTCGACCTCGACGGTACGCATGGTCGGCTCCACTCAGGCCAATCTGTTTGCCTCCTGCGCGGCCGGCGTGTGCGCGCTCTGGGGGCCGCTACATGGCGGGGCCAATGTCGCGGTGCTGGAGATGCTTGAGCGGATCCATCGCGGTCACATCAGTCCAGAGGACTATGTGCGGTTGGCCAAGGACAAGGACAGCAAGGTCCGGCTCATGGGGTTTGGACATCGGGTCTATAAAAACTTCGACCCGCGCGCCCGAATGCTCGCCACAATCGCCGAGAAGCTGTTGCCGACGCTTGGCATCCGGGATCCGCTGCTCGACATTGCGCGCCGGCTCGAGGAGATCGCGCTCGAAGACCCCTATTTCATCGACCGCAAGCTCTATCCCAATGTCGATTTCTATAGCGGCCTCATTCTGCGTGCCATCGGCATCCCGACCAATATGTTCACCGTGATGTTTGCCATCGGCCGGCTGCCTGGCTGGATCGCGCACTGGTGGGAACAGGCCCAGACCCAGGGCAACAGGATCGCCCGTCCGCGCCAGCTCTACGTCGGTCCGGGCGTGACAGATTACGTGCCTAGGGAGGCGCGGGTTTGAGCCGCCGGGAGCAATCGAGATGGTTGCCACGACAGCCTCCCGGTAACGACAGGCGCGATCGAAGACCAGCGGGATTGAGGGTGCCGTCCGGTGGGTGCGTTCGGCCCTGTCTTCGTCAGATTCGTTCGGGAAGAGAACTCAGGTGTGAACAAGCAGATCCAGTTTGCCAGCGCCATGCTTGCGCTTAGCCTGGTGTTGGCGATCTACGGCATCCTCGTCTTCGCCAACGCCGAGAAGGAGCGAGATCTCCAGGCCTTGCAGATCCAGATGAACCTCGTGGCCGACAGTCGCCTCGAGGCGATCGAACACTGGCTACAAGGACAGTATGCCGTGCTGGAGCGATCAGCACGGCATCCTCCCTTGCGGAAAGCGCTGGAGGATATGTCGCAACTGGGTGCATCGCCGGACGAGACGCTGCGCGAGCTGCTGAGCATGACGGTCGAGCGTATGGGGTTTTTGTCGCGTCAAACGACCGGTTATCCGTCTGAACGCTTAGAAACTGGACTCGAGGGCGGGCTGGCACTGCTTGACCCGCAAGGCCGACTGCTGGCCTCGACGAGCGGCATGCCGCCGATCGTAGGGTGCGCTGTTGGAGTTTCTTGAGCAAACGCCCTTGACTGAGCGCGGGCTGCTCGATCTGCATCGCGGCGCGCACGATCGACCCACACTTGGTTTTCTGGTGCCTGTGCTGGCAGGCCCCGCCGAGCAGGCAGACGCGCGTCCTGTGATCGCGCGGCTCTTGGCGCTGCGCCCAATCGATGCCGGGGTCTTTGCGTTGCTCAAGCAACCTGGACTCACGGCGCGCACATCAGAAACCTATTTGATCCGCCGCTTTGGCAATCTGATCGAGTATCTTTCGCCTCTGCTCGATGGGAGTGAACCTCTGACGAAGCGACTCGCGGTCAACACCGAGGGTCTTATCGATGTCGAGGCGCTCAAGCAGCCTGGGTTGTTCCATCACGGTCGTCATTACGCCTTCACCGAATCCTTTGCCGTTAGCCGACGCATCCCTGGAACCGACTGGGTGCTGGTTCACCGCATCGGTGCTGCTGAAGCCCTGGCGGCGAGCGACGCGCGGCGTATGACGCTCATCAGTGGTCTGGCGGTGTTGGTGGTGCTGATCGGCGCGGCCCTGGTGCTGGTTTGGTTCTATGCCAGCTCGCGCCGGGCCGAGGAGGTCGCCGAGCGCTACCGTCTGTCTTCGGAACGCTTCGAGCGTCTGTCAGGCTTTCTCGACATCCTGACCGACAGCCAGCCCAATCCCATCCTGGTCGTCGATGCCAACAACCGCCTCACCTATGCCAACCAACGTCTGTCCGAATTCAGCGGCATCGCGCGCGCCGAGCTGATCGGGCGCTCGCTGACCGGGGTGCTCGGACAGGAGGCAGGCCGCCGTTATGGCGCAATCAACCGGCTCGTCCTCGAGAGCGGCGAGCCACGGGTCGAGATCGAACATCTTCCCGGTAAACAACCCTCGACTGAAGTCGAAGGCTTTATTGTGAGACGCAGCAAACATGGTTGACCGCATCCCCAACATTAGGCGTGTTTACAGCCGCCCTTGGCAGCGGGGCTCCGCTGCCAATCCGGGCCAGGTTTCGACTGGCGTTGCAGTCGGCGTGCGCCCGGAGACCACGCTTGCGGTGCATTATACACCACATGGCGCACTTCGCGCGCCCGCAATTCCTCCCGCGACTCAAGTTGCGGGTTTCCTTGCGGAGGGTCTATGAACATGGTGGGGAGCGGGTGTGGCGCTCGCATCACTGCCCCTTTACCGATCCTGCCGACGCCCGGGAATTGGTGCTTGTCACCATCGAGGATCTGACCGATCTGATGCGCGAGCGCGCCCGGCGCGAACGCAACACCCAACAGCTGATCGATACCCTCGTCGGCCTGGTCGACGAGCGTGACCCTGACTCGGCCCATCAGTCCAGGTATGTTGTCCAGGTCGCGCGCGCCATCGCCGAGGATCTTGGATTTGATCGCGCCTGGATCGAGACCATCGAGCAGGCCGCGCGCCTGGTCAACATCGGCAAGATTCGCATCCCGCGTGCCCTGTTGGTCAAGGAAGGCAGACTGACCGATCAGGAGCTGAAGCGGGTGCGCGAGGCGCTCGATGAGGGGCCAGAGCTGTTGCGTGAGATCGAGTTCGATGGACCTGTGCTCGAGACCCTGGCGCAGATCAACGAATGGGTCGACGGTAGCGGTCGGCCGCGCGGCCTGAAGGGCGACGAGATCCTGCCCTCGGCCCAAGTGGTGGCGCTTGCCAATGCCTTCGTGGCCTTGATCAGTCCGCGATCCTTCCGTGACGCCAAGAGCTTCGACGAGGCCGAGGCCATCCTGATGCGCGAGATCGGTCGTCGCTTCGACAAGCGCTTTGTCCTGGGTCTGCTCAATCATCTCGACAACCGCGGTGGGCGTGAGTCCTGGGCCGGTATGAGCCGGCGCGCCTGAGCAGGTGCGAGAGAATGACCGGGCGGGGGGCGGGTGGGTGGCGTGCTCGGCCCGTCCGTGAAGATCTGGGTTGCGCGCCCTCATCCGGCGGTTTGGCCTGCTATCGATGCCCTATCGCGAGGTCGCCGTCACCCTCGCCACGGTTAAGCCCCCGATCAAGTGCTGGGCATCTTCGGGATGCTGGCGGGAGGGAAGCTGCGCAAGCCCTGGTCTTTGCTTTTAGCCGGGGGCGAAATCTGCAATGCTAATACGCCTGTCGTTCGCCCGATCCTGACATCCATGATCCATTTTACGCTCAATGGTGAGCCGCAAGTGCTCGCGCTCGATCCGGTCACGCCCTTGTTATGGGTATTGCGCGATCATTTCGGGCTGACCGGCACCAAATACGGCTGCGGCGAGGGGACGTGCGGCGCCTGTATCGTGCGGCTCGACGGCGAGCCGGTCAAATCCTGCTCCACGCCGCTGTCGTCAGTCGCTGGACGCTCGGTTCAGACGATCGAGGGTCTGTCGCCCGATGGCCGTCACCCCCTGCAACTGGCCTGGGTGTTGGAGGAGGTGCCCCAGTGCGGCTATTGCCAGTCGGGTCAGATCATGATGGCGGCTGCCCTGCTGGCCCGGCATCCGCGTCCGACCGACGACCAGATCGCTGCCGCCATGTCTGGGGTTCTGTGCCGTTGCGGCAGCTATGCCCGCATCCGCCGCGCCATCCATCGTGCCGCTATGCCAGAGATCCAGTTTGGTTGACGCGGATTCGTCGCCTAGACTCACGCGGCGCGACCTGCTCAGGGTCATTGCCCTGAGCAGCGGCGGGTTGGCGCTCGGCTGGGTGTGGCCGGCGCGCGCTGGGACGAGCGAGACACCGGCCCCGAGCCAGTTCGAACCCAATGCCTGGATCAACCTACATGCCGATGGCCGTATCCAGTTGAGGCTCGCGCGCGCGGAGATGGGACAGGGGGTCATGACCTCGCTGACCATGCTGCTGGCCGAGGAGCTGGAAGTCGGACTCGATCAGATCCAGATCGAGCCGGCACCGATCGATCCGGTCTATACCAACCATCTTCTCGGTGAGCAGGCAACTGGCGGTGGAACCTCCACCCGCGACGGCTGGGAGACGCTGCGCGCGGCCGGGGCCATGGCGCGAACGCTTATGATCGCGGCTGCCGCCCGGACCTGGGGCGTGCCCGAGTCCGAATGTCACGCCCATCGGGCTCGGGTCTATCACGCCGATGGGACGCGCAGTCTCGGCTATCACGAACTGGTGACCACGGCGGCGCACCTGCCGCTCCCCACGACGGTGACCCTCAAGCCCAGGTCCGAGTGGAACCTGATCGGGACCGAGCAACCCCGACTCGACACCCCGCTCAAGGTCCGAGGTGCAGCCTGCTTCGGGCTCGATGTACGGCTACCTGGGATGCTGTATGCCACGATCGAGCGCTGCCCAGTGATCGGCGCCGAGATTCGCACCTGGAAAGGACAGGCCGCCCGCGCCACGCCAGGTGTGATCGATGTGTTTGTGGTGAAACAGGGTATCGCGGTCGTAGCTGAGACCACCTGGGCGGCACTGAGCGGCCGGGCACGGCTCGAGATCGAGTGCCGGCCGCTCCGCAATGCAGCGGTGACGACCAAGCATCTGCGCGCGCGTCTGCACCTCGGTCTGGACGGGCGCGCGTCCGTGGCGCTCAGTGAAGGCAACGTGAGTCGTGCCCTCGCCGAGTCGGCACTGGAGATCGAGGCGGTCTATGAGGTGCCCTTCCAGGCCCATGCCTGTATGGAGCCGATGAACTGTACCGCCGACGTGCGCCCAGACGGCTGCGACATCCATGTGCCGACCCAGTCGCCGGCGGCCACGCAGGCGCTGGCACAGCGTCTCACCGGTTTGCCGCCCGAGCGCATCCGCGTGCACACCACCTTTCTTGGCGGTGGTCATGGGCGTCGGCGCGAGCTGGATTTTGTGCATGACGCCGTCGAACTCTCACAACGGCTCAAGCGTCCGGTGCAAGTGATCTGGACGCGCGCCGACGACCTTCAGCACGACTACTACCGCCCCATGACGCTGCATCGACTGCGTGCTGGACTCGACGCGACCGGAGTGCCCTTGGCTTGGTTCCATCGCGTGGTCGGTCCATCGGTGCTCGCGCGGCGCGATCCGGGGCGTATTCGCGACGGGATCGACCCGCTCATGATCGATGGGGCGACCAGCCTGCCCTATCGGTTTGCACATCGACGTCTGGAGTATCGTCGCGCCGACACGCCGGTTCCGATCGGGCTGTGGCGTGGCGATGGTCATTCGCACAATGCCTATGTGACGGAGTGCTTTCTCGATGAGCTGGCGCGCGCGGGCGGGCAGGACCCGCTGGCGTTGCGCCGGACCCTGCTGGCCGAGAGTCCGGCACATCTGGCGCTGCTCGACCGACTCGCCGAACACTGGGCCGCGCCCCTCCCCACTGGACAGGGGCGAGGTCTGGCGCTGGTCGAGGCCGCCGGCAGCCGGTTGGCGTTGCTGGCCGAGGTCGCGGTCGAGGATGGACGGGTGTGCGCGCGACGTTTCGTCGCGGTTCTGGACTGCGGTCAGGTGGTCAACCCGGACGCCGTGCGGGCTCAGATCGAGAGCGGAATCGTCTTCGGGCTGACCGCCACCCTCAAGGGCGCCATCACCTTCAGCGATGGCCGGGTCGAACAGACCGATTTCGGCGACTATCCGCTGTTACGCTTCGACGAGATGCCGGAGATCGAGTCGATCCTGATCGACAGCGATGCCCCGCCCGGAGGGGTCAGTCCCATCGCCACGCCGGCGGTGGCCCCGGCGGTGGCCAATGCGCTCCTGGCGCTACTCGGGCGACCGTTCAGATCCCTGCCGATCCGGCTCTAAACCGCCAGCCGACGCGCCTGCGCCTTCATCTTATTGACGATGGCATAGACGCCGACATGGCGGTTGGGACTCAGATGCTCTGCGAGCTTCAGTCCCTGAAACAGCGCATCGACGTCGAGCGCCTCGATCTCGTCTGGGGTCTTGTTGGAGAACAGCCCGACCAGCAGCGCGACCACGCCCTTGATGATGGCCGTGTCGCAGTCGCCCCAGTAGACCACTCGCCCGGAGTGTTCCGGATCCGGATGGGCGGCCACGTGCACCAGGCTCATGCACTCGACGACGCGGTTGGCGTCGGTCTTGTATGCCTCCGGCATGGGGGCCAGACGTTCGCCGAGCTCGACCAGATACTGATAGCGCGACTCCCAGTCGCCCAACAGCTCGAAGCTCTCGATGAGCTCGCCGATGTCCGTGTTCACGCTAGAGACCACGCACGCCTAGACTCGGAAGGATTCACCGCAACCGCAGTGATCCTTGGCGTTGGGGTTGCGGAACTCAAAGCCCTGGTTGAGCAGGTTGGTCTTGACGAAGTCGATCTCTAGTCCGTTGAGCTGGCTTAGATGTGACTCATCGACCACGACCTTGACGCCATGACTCTCGAACACCCGATCGCCAGCGCCGAGCTCATCGGCATAGTCGACCGCATAGGTAAAGCCGCTGCATCCGCTCTTTTTGGTGGCGACGCGCAGTCCCAGTCCATGCCCGCGTCGTTCGAGTTGGCTGGCGACGTGTCGGGCCGCCGCTTCGGTCAGGGTTACCGTCATCGTTTTCGCCTCGCTGAAGATCCATGTCATCGGTGGGGCTGAATCTGCATCCGGCAGAGTGCCTTTTCAAGGTTGAGGCCTAGTTGGGCAAGGATACTGTCCCCGCTCATTAAGGTGGCCCATAAAGACCCTCGGGCCAAAAGGTTGCAACACGCCTCGAGCGGTCTTCCGGGAAGGCGTGAGCAATAGAGCGGCCAAGATCGCGGCTCAAGCCGCCCCGACGGGAGGCGTTGGTGGGGCAGGGGCGCCGTAAGGCGCGACAGGGGTCGTGGTCGGTCATGTGTGCTAGACCCTAGCGACTGAAGTCGCGGGTTTCCTTGCGAGGTTTCTATGAAAACAGCCGTCGCGATTCGACATGTGGCATTCGAAGACCTGGGGTCATTCGCCGGGGTGCTGACCCAGCGCGGCTGGGTCTTGCGCGATCTGGAGGCCGGCATCGACCGGCTCGGCGACATCGATCCCATTGAGCCGGATCTGCTGGTCGTGCTGGGTGGGCCGATCGGCGCCTACGAAGAGGCGAGCTATCCATTCATCCGCGACGCGCTACGCCTGCTGGAGAGACGCTTGCAGTCCGATCGTCCGACGCTCGGGATCTGTCTGGGCGCACAGATGATGGCGCGGGCGCTCGGGGCGCGTGTCTATCCAGGACCGGATAAAGAGATTGGCTGGACGCCGCTGCGTCTGTCGCCTGCGGGACAGCGCTCACCGCTGGCGAACCTCGATGGCGCCCTGACCTCGATGCTGCACTGGCATGGTGACACCTTCGATCTTCCACCGGGCGCCACGCGACTGGCCTCCACCGACCTCTATCTCAACCAAGCCTTCTCGTGGGGGCGTTCGGCGCTCGGGCTCCAGTGTCACCCCGAAATCCGCGCCGACCAGTTCGAGCGCTGGCTGATCGGTCATGCCGTTGAACTGAACATTGCTGGGATCTCGATCCCGGACTTGCGTGCCGAGAGTGCGCGTTTGGCTCCGACCCTGGAGCAACAGGGCCGGCGGTTTTTCGATGCCTGGCTCACGACGATCGGGCCACACGCATAGCCCATCCACCCTCGCGGGAGAAGGATCCATCAATGCCGATGCTCGGCCACCCGCATACTGGAGGCCGAGGCCATGTCGATCAGCCCCCGCATCAGGACCGCACGCTCGGCGGTCGGTAGTGTCTCAAGCAGCGCCTGTTTGTCCTCGGGGCTGAGTGGCAGGTGTGCGCACAGCAGGTTGGTCAGCTCCTGATCAGCTAGTTTCTCGATGTCATCCCAGGGGATCGCGACGCCATTGAGCTGGCAATAGGTCCTAAGCGAGCGCAGAAAGCCTAAGCGATCTGGGATACGTTCCTCGGTATCGTGATAGTCGGTGGCGAAACGCTCCCAGTCGACCTGGGCGCGCCGATAGCCGTTGCGTGCCTCGATCTCGCGCCTCACCTGGAACCGGCACACACCTGTCAGCACCAAGACGATGCGCCCATCCGGGGTCTCGCTGTAGGAGGTGATACGCCCGGCACAGCCGACACGATGGATTTCGGGCACATCATCCATCAGCGTCTCGCTGGTTGGCTGGATCATACCGATCAGATGGTTCGCGGCCAGGGCATCGGCGACCATGTTCAGATAGCGCGGCTCAAAGATATTGAGCGGCAGCTGCACGCCCGGCATCACCACAGCCCCAGACAGCGGAAACAGCGGCAGGGTGGGTGGCAGGTCGGAGAACTTTGGGAAGAACGGGGTACGAGTCATCCGTTTAGGGCTCCAGTTGAGTCGAGCGATGAATGCAGGCTTGGGTTGTCCTGAAATGGGGCATCGTTTTGTTAATTTTTAGTGGTTGGCCGTTGCATCCGGTGTGAGCAGGTGCCGCGAAGGACTGGCGCGACACATGCCCCGAACGCTTCAAAAAACACGTCCGTAAATCTTAGGGGACTTGACACCGCGACCGCGGCAACACGTCCGCGCGGCGTTCGCTGAAGCAATAAACTTAAGCTCCAAGCCAAGGTCTTTAGTGGTGGGAGGTTTCATCCTGGAAATCCCCGCCTTCGACCGCACCTTCCCGACCAACAGCCCCACGCGGGCGCCATCCAGCGATCACGAGGGAATCATGTCGGATACATCAGCCAGTCCGGACCGGATCGACGCCGCGCGCGCCGCACTCGCCGAGCAGTACCTTCGGGTGCGCCGTTTCTCAGAACAGCTCTGCGCGCCCTTGGCGATCGAGGACTATGGCCTTCAGACCGTGGTTGAGGCCAGCCCGCCCAAATGGCATCTGGCCCATGTCTCCTGGTTCTACGAGACCTTTCTGCTGCGCCCTTTCTTGCCGGGCTATCAGGTCTTCCATCCGCGCTTCGAGTATCTGTTCAACAGCTATTACGAACAGACAGGCACGGGTTTCTGGCCGCGTCATGAACGCGGTCTGCTCGCGCGTCCGACGGTGGCCGAGGTCTATGACTACCGGCGGCACGTCGATGCGGCCATGACGCACCTGATCGCCGAGTGCCCGTCCGCCGACTGGCCGACCGCCGAACAGCGTCTGCGCATCGGGCTCAATCACGAACAGCAGCACCAAGAGCTCCTCCTCACCGACATCAAACGCCACTTCGCCCACAACCCGCTGCGCCCGGCCTATCGCGCCGATCTGCCCACCACGCCGCCGAGCATCCCTAGGCCACTTCGGTGGCTCGACTTTGAAGGCGGACTGATCGAGGTCGGCGCTGCGGGTGAGGGTTTCCATTACGACAACGAGACACCGCGCCATCGCGTCTTCGTCGCCCCCTTCAGACTCGCCGACCGCCCCGTGACCAATGGCGAGTTCCTGGAGTTCATCCAAGACGGCGGCTACCAGGACACCCGGCTCTGGCTCTCGGACGGCTGGGCGACGGTCAAGCAACAGGGCTGGCGCGCGCCGCTCTATTGGGAAGAACGCGACGGCGACTGGTACCTGATGACCCTCTCCGGAATGCGCCCGCTCGACCCGGCCGAGCCAGTATGCCATGTCAGCTATTACGAGGCCGAGGCCTATGCGACCTGGACCGGCAAGCGGTTGCCGACCGAGTTCGAGTGGGAGCATGCCGCGCAGGGTCAGTCGATCGCCGGTCACTTCGTCGAAGACGGCTGGCTGCATCCGCGTCCGGCCCCACAGGGTGAGGGGTTGAAACAGCTCTTCGGCGATGTCTGGGAGTGGACCGGCTCGGCCTATCTACCCTATCCAGGCTATCGCGCCGTACCGGGTGCACTCGGCGAGTACAACGGCAAGTTCATGTGCAACCAGATGGTGCTGCGCGGCGGTTCATGCGCGACCGCGCGCGATCACATCCGTCCGACCTATCGCAACTTCTTCTATCCCCACGAGCGCTG
It encodes:
- the egtB gene encoding ergothioneine biosynthesis protein EgtB — encoded protein: MSDTSASPDRIDAARAALAEQYLRVRRFSEQLCAPLAIEDYGLQTVVEASPPKWHLAHVSWFYETFLLRPFLPGYQVFHPRFEYLFNSYYEQTGTGFWPRHERGLLARPTVAEVYDYRRHVDAAMTHLIAECPSADWPTAEQRLRIGLNHEQQHQELLLTDIKRHFAHNPLRPAYRADLPTTPPSIPRPLRWLDFEGGLIEVGAAGEGFHYDNETPRHRVFVAPFRLADRPVTNGEFLEFIQDGGYQDTRLWLSDGWATVKQQGWRAPLYWEERDGDWYLMTLSGMRPLDPAEPVCHVSYYEAEAYATWTGKRLPTEFEWEHAAQGQSIAGHFVEDGWLHPRPAPQGEGLKQLFGDVWEWTGSAYLPYPGYRAVPGALGEYNGKFMCNQMVLRGGSCATARDHIRPTYRNFFYPHERWQFMGFRLAEVAV